The Leptospira wolbachii serovar Codice str. CDC genome segment GACTTTACTGAGTACAACTACACCTAAAAATTCCGAATGAAGATTGCAACATTGTGGCGCAGGATTCCAAGCCCGTTTAGTAGAACCAACTTTTTCTATTTTTTCTGGTGTTATTTCTTTTATTGGTTCCGTAGAACAAGAATTCAATAAACCAGAAATACATACAAATATAAGAATATACTGCTTTACGCTATTATCAATCATTCAAGTTATCCTCAACTTCTAAAATAATCCAAGAAACATTCTACTCACTATAGGAAAATTCTTGTTTCTTTTCATCTCTTTTTTTGATGTAAGCGAACTTAAATTGACTTAAGATTTTCCATATATGGAAACTGATAGAATTTTTTAGGATTCAAACAAGCAGAAAACAATTATATTAAACCAGAGAGTCGTCAGCCATTACCAAACTTTCGCTCTCGGGATCACAAGCTGAATTTAATTTAGCAGAATTACAGTGAAGATTTACAGAAAGAAACCTGATACGCAAGAATAAACTAACAATATTGAATTGATTCTTCAACACACAAAACCTAAGTATGTATTCTAATTCAAGAAAGGAATTCATCATCCTGGGACGGGAATCCGGAGTGTTATCCGATATAAGCACTTTCAACAAAAATGATGCATATTAAATTCAATCGATGGTTTTCTCGTAGCACAATAAACCACGCCCAAGTCCTTATTGTGGCTCTATTACTCAACTCATGCCAAAGGATTATAACTGACGGCAGTTTACCGAAGGCAATCGACGGAAACATGATTCTCACCAAATCAATGTTACAAAGCCAAACTTCCATTAAACTAGATGGGGAATGGGAATTTTATTATCAAAAACTTTTAAATTCGGAAGATTTCAAAAGGACAAACTCAAAAATAGAAAACGAAAACCTCTTACTACCCGGTTTTTGGAATGAATTCGAACAAAAAGGAAAAACATACTCACCGCTAAATTACAGCACACTCCGTTTACACCTAATACTCCCAAAAGAATTCATCCATCAGCCACTAGCATTTTATATTCCACATGCATTCACCACTTATCGTATGTACCTGAATGGTTTTCTGATTTCTGAAAATGGGATCGTTGGTACATCAGAAAAAGAGACAAAGGAGTATTGGTTACCCAAGGTAGTATTTTTTTCTCCCGAATCCGAAACGATAGAAGTCATTATCCACGTAGCAAATTTCAAATCCTTAAACGCGGGCTTTCGACAAAGTATTGAAATTGGCACACAAGAATCCATGATACGAATTAAACAAATCCGGCTCGCGTTCGATGTTTTTATAATTTCCAGTTTATTTGTAATATCCCTTTACCACTTTGCACTATTTCTATTGCGAAAAAATGACCTAAGCCTCCTTTACTTTTCAATGTATTCTTTTTTCAGTTTAGTTTATAAAATCACAAGTGGTGAGTTTTTTTTAATTATACTGTTTCCGAATTTTGAATGGCTTTGGTTGATTAAATTATTCTTTCTTTCGATCTACTTAACCTTCCCACTTTTATTAAGCTTTATAGGCGAAGTTTTTCCTGATGAAACCAGCAAAACATCAAATTACATATTCCAATTTTTATTTTTTTCTTTTTCGATCGTAGTTTTAGTTCCTGAATCTAAATGGATAGAAGAAACACTATTTCCTGCTGAAATAGTGATGTTGTTTTGTTGTATCTATATTTGTTGGATTTTATCCAAAGCAGTTAGAAACAAAAAAGATAGTGCTCTCGGGTTTTTATTCGGATTCTTGTTTTTATTTTTGACTGTCTTAAACGATATCCTCTTTGAGAAAAATATTATTAAAACAGAAGTGTATGGTCCGATAGGAACATTTGTTTTATTTTTCTCCCAAGCTTTTTTCCTATCCAAAAAACATTCAAAACTCTATCTCACTATTGAAAAACAGAATGAAGAACTAGAACAATCAGTTTTCCTAAAAGATAAAATACATCATACGAACATTCATTCCAAAAGAATGGAACTAGAGTTATATAAAAAAACGATCCAGCCGCATTTTTTGATGAATTCTTTGTCTGCCATTCGGTATTGGGTTTCCGAAAATTCCGAAAAATCTGCGTCAATCCTGGACTCTCTTGTAGGAGAACTTCGTATCATTCTCAAAGTTGCCTCCAAACCATTAATTTCTATCGGTGATGAAATTGATTTATGTAAATACCACATTGAAGTAATGAAGATGCGGTTGGAAAAAGAATATAAATTCAAAACATTTGGGATCGATCCGAAAGAGCTCATTCCGCCTCTTATTTTCCATACCCTAATTGAAAATGCCTTCACGCATGAAGATTCTCCAAAGGCAAAACTGAGCTTTGGGATCTTTAAAAAAAATACAACAAAAGAAGAGAAAATATTTACCTCTTATTGTTTTATTGTGTATCACCACGAGAAAGGAAAAAAGACAAATCCGTCAAAAAGTGGATCAGGCACGGGCCTTGAGTATATAAGACTTCGTTTAGAAGAATCCTTTGCGGGCAATTGGTCGTTAACTCATGGAAAATCTAGAAACGGTTACCGAGTTTTAATCCAAATTAGAAAAAAATAAAATGCAAATATTGATTTTAGAAGATGAACCAGTTCATGCAAAATACCTGACAAAGTTGTTAACTTCAATTTGCGGATCAACAATTAATGAAGTTAAACATGTGACCTCTATCGATGAAGCCGATGTTTATTTAAAACAATTTCATGCTGATATATTCTTTTTAGACCTTAACATTTTCGGATCCGATGGATTCGAAGTTTTGGATAGAATCCCAACCACCACTATACACACAATTATTGTCTCAGCTAATACAGATAATGCAATCCGTGCTTTCGAATATGGAGTTATAGACTTTATCGCAAAACCGGTGTCAGAAGATAGATTGCGATTATCTCTGGAAAGACACTCCCTTTTTGTAAACACCTACCAAATAGTTGGCAAAATCCAAAGCAATACAAAATCTCGTTTATTACAAGTAGATCTAGATAGGCTTCAAAATCGATTGTCTCATCTTATGGAAGTTCAGAAGATTTATCTGAACGAAAATCTTTCTCTTGAAGTTTTGGCCGAAGAACTTGAGTTACATCCGAGACAACTTTCCGAATTTTTAAATGGGAAGAAACAAACAACTTTTCATTCGTTTCTACACAGCTACCGAATCAGAGAAGCAAAAGATCTTTTGATCAAATACCCAGAAAAAAATGTAAGTGATATTGGCTTTGAAGTCGGTTATAAATCACTTTCAAGTTTCTATGATGCTTTCAAAAAAGAACTAAAAATCACTGCTTCCGAATTTAGACAAAGAACTTCCCTATCATAAAAATCTAATTCCAATAAATTCATTTTTTTTCTAAAAAGGCGTCCTATAACTCCAATTTGTCCCAGCCCTCGGCTAGAATCAGATCCAGAAGAGGCTAATTATGGAATATATCGAATCACTATTGGATGAATACTTTGATCTCTCCCAAACATTGGGAAATTTGGGTGGGCCCGAAAAAGCTATCGAATTGTACGACGGGTTATTAGGTCTTGAAGAAGAAATCTGCTGGGAATGTTCTCTGCCGGCATCTACAAAGTATAGGGGACTTTTCCGCATGATCCCC includes the following:
- a CDS encoding helix-turn-helix domain-containing protein, producing MQILILEDEPVHAKYLTKLLTSICGSTINEVKHVTSIDEADVYLKQFHADIFFLDLNIFGSDGFEVLDRIPTTTIHTIIVSANTDNAIRAFEYGVIDFIAKPVSEDRLRLSLERHSLFVNTYQIVGKIQSNTKSRLLQVDLDRLQNRLSHLMEVQKIYLNENLSLEVLAEELELHPRQLSEFLNGKKQTTFHSFLHSYRIREAKDLLIKYPEKNVSDIGFEVGYKSLSSFYDAFKKELKITASEFRQRTSLS
- a CDS encoding sensor histidine kinase — protein: MILTKSMLQSQTSIKLDGEWEFYYQKLLNSEDFKRTNSKIENENLLLPGFWNEFEQKGKTYSPLNYSTLRLHLILPKEFIHQPLAFYIPHAFTTYRMYLNGFLISENGIVGTSEKETKEYWLPKVVFFSPESETIEVIIHVANFKSLNAGFRQSIEIGTQESMIRIKQIRLAFDVFIISSLFVISLYHFALFLLRKNDLSLLYFSMYSFFSLVYKITSGEFFLIILFPNFEWLWLIKLFFLSIYLTFPLLLSFIGEVFPDETSKTSNYIFQFLFFSFSIVVLVPESKWIEETLFPAEIVMLFCCIYICWILSKAVRNKKDSALGFLFGFLFLFLTVLNDILFEKNIIKTEVYGPIGTFVLFFSQAFFLSKKHSKLYLTIEKQNEELEQSVFLKDKIHHTNIHSKRMELELYKKTIQPHFLMNSLSAIRYWVSENSEKSASILDSLVGELRIILKVASKPLISIGDEIDLCKYHIEVMKMRLEKEYKFKTFGIDPKELIPPLIFHTLIENAFTHEDSPKAKLSFGIFKKNTTKEEKIFTSYCFIVYHHEKGKKTNPSKSGSGTGLEYIRLRLEESFAGNWSLTHGKSRNGYRVLIQIRKK